Within Sporosarcina sp. PTS2304, the genomic segment ATAAATAACACAGCTGACACACCACATAAGCTCGTTAGTATCATAACCTTCATCACATCCATTGAAATCTTCAGTTCATCTGTTTGTTCTGCAGCTATTTCTTCTTGTACTGGTTCACTTGCCACTTGCGCAATCTCTGTCGGTTCTTCTTTCACTACTTCATCTAACGTTCGGTCAAATTCCAGATTTTCTTCAGGAGCCGCCTCAGGTATCGTCTCTACTGGAATGTCTTCTTTTTCAACTGGCTTTGTCACCCTCGCTGGTCGTAATGGTTTGGCAGGTTCTTCAGATCTTTTTGCCATAGACGACTTCGCCTGACTTTGAACTGCTTGTCCACTTTGTGTGATGTATGGTTTCACTTGTGCCTGATCAAATGAAAGATCTACGAAATAATTATAAGAATACGTCAACTCCGGTAGATTCACTTCAACCCATAGCTTGCTCTTTTTTTGAAAATCCTCAATCTCAAACTCAATCGTTTTTAACGGCTCTTCGTGAGAAACTACTTTAGGCTCCATCATTTCACCTTTTTGTTCCACTGTTATGTCAGTAATCCAAGCCGACTTTGTAATTTGCATATGTGCATAATATCGATTTCCTCTTTTAAAGATTTTCATATAAGGTTCTACATATTCATTCATCACAGACCGTTCTTCTGTTCCATATGTCAGCAACGTAAAGCTCACTCTGTCTAAGTGCTGCAGCTTATCTGATTCATCGCTTGCCGAAGGAATTGGTTGTGTTGCCGGTAATGAGTTCTCATTCATCATAAGAATTTGTGAAAACACTACTTCCTTATTGTCTGTAGGTTTTTTATATGTTCCAGCAAGCACAAACTTTTGTTTTGTGCTTTTTATATCAAACTGAACTAAACTTTCAGCCGTACGTAGCGAAGTTGACATGTTTTCACCTTGTTGTGTAACGGCAACCGAAGTCATGACATGTCCTGGCTTTATTTTAACTGCAACTAGTTGACGGCCCTCCCGAACAGTCAATACAGCCTTTTTATCGAATAAAACACCTTGTCCTGCAACTTCCTCTGATAGAAAACTTAGTTCAACTTGATACACACCATCCGCTATAGACCGCTCGTTTGCATAACTGATGAAAGTTGAAGGAAGCAACGTAGAGATGACAAGCAGACAAGTACACAAGAATACTATTCTTTTCATTCTACATCACTCCTTTCTGTACAATCATCGGTAATAAAACAACAGCAACTTCCTTTCGTCTACAGACGAAAGGAAGTATAAATAGGTGCTATTATTTGTTCATATACTCCAATGAACCGTTTAAAATTTTAGCCATTTGTGTACGCTTCAATGAATCACCAGATTGGATTAGCACTTTTCCATCCGATTGCTTAGAACCAGTCATGATTTTCCCAGCATATAATAGTGCAAATGCCTTTTTAGATTCAGGATCTGTAACGACTGCTCCATCTGCGTAGTAGCCAAGGCTTGTATCAATACCAGTAGCCATATCTTTACCAGCTACTACATTTACTGCGCGATATAACATTAATGCACCTTGTTGGCGTGTCAATGTGTTATTTGGGTTGAACTTTTCATTTTTCTGAACAATTCCTGCTTGTGCAAGTGCGTTGATCGCATCAACACGTTCTTGGTCTGTAATGTTTCCAAGGTCTTTAAATCCAACTGACCCTGTAGACTTTAAATCTAATGCACGTGCAATCATTAATGCAAACTGTGAACGCGTAATATTATTACGTGGGTTAAATTTGTCTGCCCCTTTAACAATTCCTTTATTGTAAAGTGCAAGGATTGCTTCTTTATTTCCGTCTTTATCGATATCTTTAAATGGATTTGCTGTCGGAGCTGGCTTTTCTGCCGGCTTAGCACCATCAAATCCAAGTTGCACTTTATGATTGGAGTCGTATTTGACACCAGCTTCATCTACAATTACGTGAAGTTCTGCGTTTACTAACTTTTTCAAGTCTGCCACTTTGAATGTATACGTACGAGCACCAGTAGCTTTATCGTCCGTTGCGATTGCTACTTTTTTGCCGTCCACTTTAAATTCTTGAATATAATGACCTTTAGGGAAAGTAACTGTCACGTCATTGCCTTGTGCTCCTTTTACAACACTTGCTGTAGCTGACATATAGTTCTTCATTACAGACTCTTCACTTGTACCATCTTTAAAGACTTTTACACTTACTTCCTGCGCAACAACGACTGGTTCATTTTTAGCAGTTTTCGCTTCAAAGTCAAATGGATACCACTTATCGATGTTTGCGAAAGGTGCTACCACATGAAGCTTTCCTGAATAAATTTTACCTATCTCTAATGGGAAGCTGTACGTAGTTGTACCATCAGCATTTTTTACTGATTCTGCTTTGACAAATTCCTCGCCTTGTTTCGTTTGCAACTCTGCAATCATAGATGCGGATTTAGCAACTACCGTCAGATTTGCATACTGCTTACCATCTTTTTCAACAACTGTGCCTCGAGGAACGATATGACCGTTAATTGAAGGATATGCCGTAGTCGTACCTACTTCATACGCATGGAAATCTACTGCTTGTTCTTCAGCGATCGTCACTTTAAGTGCTGATTCTGCTTGGTTGCTCGTACTGACATTTGCTGATGCTACTGTTGGCAGAGCGAGTGATGCAGCGAGCATGGAAGCGAGTACTACCTTAGTAGCTCGTGATGATGATTTTTTCGTCATAATTACTGTTCCCCCTGTTTTGTTTTCAATCTAGTTCTATAAAGTAAAAATGCTGAACCTGCTAACGCAATCATTAGTAGGTACGGCGTTGAATCACTAGTTTGCGGATTAGCTACTTGAGTAGTTGTTGTAGAAGGTTTCGTAATGTTCCCGCTTGTGTTGATATTGATGCTAGTGCCTGGTTTTGGTGTAGTCGATGGTGTCGTAGTCGGTGGTGTTGTAACAGGTGGTGTCGTGTTACCGGTTGCCGGTGGTGTCACTTGGCTATTATTATCTTCGAATACAATAGACACGCTATATTCGTGATGATAATTAATATCCTCCACATCGACTTTCATAGCGGCAATTACCGGTTTTGATATGTCACTAACATTAAACTCTACCACTCGTGTATCAGCCTTTAGATCTTCATTTAGAACTTTAGCTCCTCCTGGAGGATCGAACTTTGTAATCCATGAACTATTTTTTAATGTTAGTTGCACTACCGCTGAACCATTTGATACCGTTGCAACTGCCGGTTTTACGAAGTAATCATTCGCAATTGATGCGGAATTGCTATTTGGTTGGTTCACTTGATACGTAAGTGAATGTGTACCGTTCGCAATTTGTGCGGAGGCTTGTGGCAAAGCTACAGTGAGCATCAAAATACTGGCTAGTAAAGTAAATAAGAAACCTTTTTTCACTTGTTGTTACTCTCCTCTCACTAGATATTGTACATAGTTTAATAAAATTCACCTGAATTCCAATCGTTGGATATAATTACCCTCTTAAATTATCTCATAAATTCATATAGACAACGATGAAAATCTATTTTTCTATATATGTAAATGTGTCTAATATGTGACGAATTATATGGATATAATTGAGAATTATTATCATTAGTAATATATCCCTTCTAGCTAACTATGTCAATTGCTTCTTACACAGTTCGAAAAAAATGACACTAGTAAAGGAGGGAAAGTAACTCCATACCTCACCATGGCTAATCAAAAGACTGGTTTTTTACATTACTATCCATAACGTTCCACGTGAAACCTTTAATTTCCCGAGAAATGAACTTTACTACTGTAATACTCGTCATAATAGATTCCATTAATAAAAAGGTGGTGGACTATGAAATTTACTACACGATCGATACGCAAAAC encodes:
- a CDS encoding NEAT domain-containing protein; translated protein: MKRIVFLCTCLLVISTLLPSTFISYANERSIADGVYQVELSFLSEEVAGQGVLFDKKAVLTVREGRQLVAVKIKPGHVMTSVAVTQQGENMSTSLRTAESLVQFDIKSTKQKFVLAGTYKKPTDNKEVVFSQILMMNENSLPATQPIPSASDESDKLQHLDRVSFTLLTYGTEERSVMNEYVEPYMKIFKRGNRYYAHMQITKSAWITDITVEQKGEMMEPKVVSHEEPLKTIEFEIEDFQKKSKLWVEVNLPELTYSYNYFVDLSFDQAQVKPYITQSGQAVQSQAKSSMAKRSEEPAKPLRPARVTKPVEKEDIPVETIPEAAPEENLEFDRTLDEVVKEEPTEIAQVASEPVQEEIAAEQTDELKISMDVMKVMILTSLCGVSAVLFIRRLISRRKTSMKR
- a CDS encoding NEAT domain-containing protein encodes the protein MTKKSSSRATKVVLASMLAASLALPTVASANVSTSNQAESALKVTIAEEQAVDFHAYEVGTTTAYPSINGHIVPRGTVVEKDGKQYANLTVVAKSASMIAELQTKQGEEFVKAESVKNADGTTTYSFPLEIGKIYSGKLHVVAPFANIDKWYPFDFEAKTAKNEPVVVAQEVSVKVFKDGTSEESVMKNYMSATASVVKGAQGNDVTVTFPKGHYIQEFKVDGKKVAIATDDKATGARTYTFKVADLKKLVNAELHVIVDEAGVKYDSNHKVQLGFDGAKPAEKPAPTANPFKDIDKDGNKEAILALYNKGIVKGADKFNPRNNITRSQFALMIARALDLKSTGSVGFKDLGNITDQERVDAINALAQAGIVQKNEKFNPNNTLTRQQGALMLYRAVNVVAGKDMATGIDTSLGYYADGAVVTDPESKKAFALLYAGKIMTGSKQSDGKVLIQSGDSLKRTQMAKILNGSLEYMNK
- a CDS encoding NEAT domain-containing protein, with the translated sequence MKKGFLFTLLASILMLTVALPQASAQIANGTHSLTYQVNQPNSNSASIANDYFVKPAVATVSNGSAVVQLTLKNSSWITKFDPPGGAKVLNEDLKADTRVVEFNVSDISKPVIAAMKVDVEDINYHHEYSVSIVFEDNNSQVTPPATGNTTPPVTTPPTTTPSTTPKPGTSININTSGNITKPSTTTTQVANPQTSDSTPYLLMIALAGSAFLLYRTRLKTKQGEQ